One window of Siniperca chuatsi isolate FFG_IHB_CAS linkage group LG15, ASM2008510v1, whole genome shotgun sequence genomic DNA carries:
- the soul3 gene encoding heme-binding protein soul3, whose product MDRGGCQMSGGGGDRSGPDQHGMISLEDLESFTEDQLSDSDNGSLKKDGETTEEYEDRLLHYWQDVARGHQVEVSQDMAEPIQQLTSNNQGRSHREHVPFTLLARKEKCGELLYEKRQYEKGHWACITMHKDTYEQSIAYGFMRIMRYICQQNTIDEYLGMTLPIVTVVRTDENHSVVSHDVIVAYFLPAEHQAQPPQPTDNEIIIELWPATTVYTRAFTGPTNEVTIINQINAMAELLDSPGVYVSGTFIVAGYTNPAHSNRQNEIWFLERP is encoded by the exons ATGGACCGAGGTGGCTGCCAAATgagcggcggcggtggtgacCGCAGCGGGCCCGACCAACACGGGATGATCTCCCTGGAGGACCTGGAGTCTTTCACCGAAGACCAGCTGTCAGACTCGGACAACGGCAGCCTCAAAAAAGATGGAGAAACCACGGAGGAATACGAAGACCGACTGCTGCATTACTGGCAGGACGTAGCGAGGGGACACCAAGTGGAAGTTTCTcaag ATATGGCAGAGCCCATTCAACAGCTAACCAGCAACAACCAAGGACGCAGTCACAGAGAACACGTTCCTTTCACTCTCCTCGCACGCAAAGAGAAG TGTGGGGAGCTGCTGTATGAGAAACGCCAATACGAAAAGGGCCACTGGGCTTGTATAACGATGCATAAGGACACATATGAACAGAGCATCGCCTATGGTTTTATGAGGATAATGAGGTACATCTGCCAGCAGAATACAATAG ATGAATACCTGGGCATGACGCTCCCCATCGTCACAGTGGTGCGCACGGATGAGAACCATTCTGTGGTCTCCCATGATGTCATTGTGGCATATTTCCTTCCCGCTGAGCATCAGGCCCAGCCCCCACAACCTACTGACAACGAGATCATCATAGAGCTCTGGCCTGCCACTACTGTATACACAAG GGCCTTTACTGGGCCCACCAATGAAGTGACCATCATTAATCAGATCAATGCCATGGCCGAGCTGCTCGACTCTCCTGGTGTATACGTCAGCGGCACGTTCATCGTGGCCGGCTATACCAACCCTGCTCACAGCAACCGTCAGAATGAGATCTGGTTCCTAGAGCGACCCTGA